The Daucus carota subsp. sativus chromosome 9, DH1 v3.0, whole genome shotgun sequence genome window below encodes:
- the LOC108202634 gene encoding LRR receptor-like serine/threonine-protein kinase FLS2 — protein sequence MQVLIWIFKFLVILSIICFSLQGAPACSDVDRAALLGFKGVIFKDTTGILASWVGKDCCDGGWEGVECNPGTGRVTQLQLQRPEGDASKFMKGSLSSSLGELRFLEVMIISGMKRIGGSIPESFSNLTSLTQLVLEDNVLEGNIPLSLGQLPSLMVISLSGNHLTGTIPPAFGNLRNIVQLTLARNFLQGPIPVGIKNLLSLQYLDLSHNSLSGFIPLYIGQFKKLTFLDFSNNQLSGEIPASLGSLASLSDLSLSNNQFTGRIPDEIGHLKSLTSLSLSLNKLSGQIPETLSHLQNLWYLNLSSNALSDPLPIAFDKGIPSLLSVDLSHNKLNLGTVPVWITNRELSDIKLAGCNLNGTLPAFTKPNSLTTIDLSENHFTDGISNFFTRMSRLHKAKLSNNQLKSDLSLITLPTGLTSLDLHSNQLFGSLSSILNKTSNSMQTIDLTNNQISGNLPEFTEGSSLTSLSIGSNKISGQIPNSISNLVMLQRLDISRNQVTGPIPASLGLLLKLQWLDLSINTLEGKIPVSLLDIEKLSHANFRANKLCGMIPQGKPFNTFPSTAYGHNLCLCGKPLPPCKEMDNER from the coding sequence ATGCAGGTTCTGATATGGATTTTCAAGTTCTTGGTCATTCTTTcaatcatttgtttttctttgcaAGGAGCGCCAGCATGCTCAGACGTCGACAGAGCTGCCCTTCTTGGGTTTAAAGGCGTGATCTTTAAGGACACAACTGGGATTTTGGCCTCTTGGGTAGGGAAGGATTGCTGTGATGGAGGTTGGGAAGGAGTTGAATGCAATCCGGGAACGGGGAGAGTGACACAGTTGCAATTGCAGAGGCCAGAGGGGGATGCTTCTAAATTCATGAAGGGCAGTCTGTCTTCTTCTCTTGGTGAATTAAGGTTCTTGGAAGTGATGATTATCAGTGGGATGAAAAGAATCGGAGGAAGCATTCCTGAAAGCTTCTCGAATCTTACTAGCCTCACGCAACTAGTGTTGGAAGACAATGTACTTGAGGGCAACATTCCTTTGAGTTTAGGTCAGTTGCCCTCTCTCATGGTAATATCATTAAGTGGCAACCATTTGACTGGTACTATTCCCCCAGCCTTTGGGAATTTAAGAAACATTGTCCAGCTTACGTTAGCGAGAAACTTCCTTCAAGGTCCTATCCCAGTCGGAATTAAGAATCTCCTCAGTTTACAGTATCTTGATCTTAGTCACAATTCCTTGTCTGGGTTCATCCCACTTTACATAGGCCAATTCAAAAAACTGACGTTCCTTGATTTTTCCAACAATCAATTATCAGGTGAAATTCCCGCGTCATTAGGCAGTCTAGCAAGTCTTTCAGACTTGTCTTTAAGCAATAATCAATTCACTGGGAGGATCCCGGATGAAATTGGACATCTGAAATCCCTTACCAGTCTGTCATTGAGCTTGAACAAGCTTAGTGGTCAAATTCCCGAAACTTTATCACATTTACAGAACCTATGGTACCTCAACTTATCAAGTAATGCTCTTTCAGATCCTTTGCCTATTGCCTTTGACAAGGGCATCCCTTCATTGTTATCTGTAGATTTGTCTCACAACAAGCTTAACTTAGGGACAGTTCCTGTATGGATTACTAATAGGGAACTCTCTGATATCAAATTAGCCGGATGCAACCTTAATGGAACACTCCCAGCCTTCACAAAACCAAATTCCTTGACCACCATCGATCTATCTGAAAACCATTTCActgatgggatttcaaatttCTTCACTAGAATGTCTCGCCTGCACAAGGCCAAGTTATCGAACAATCAACTGAAGTCTGATCTCTCTCTGATCACCTTGCCAACAGGACTTACCTCTCTTGATCTCCATTCTAACCAACTATTTGGGTCTCTTTCAAGTATATTGAACAAGACAAGCAACTCAATGCAAACTATTGATTTGACAAACAATCAAATTTCTGGCAATCTTCCAGAGTTTACCGAAGGCTCAAGTTTAACTTCGCTCAGCATCGGGAGCAATAAGATCTCTGGCCAAATTCCTAATTCTATCTCAAACCTAGTTATGCTTCAAAGGTTAGACATTTCAAGAAATCAAGTAACAGGCCCAATACCTGCAAGCTTAGGGTTGTTGCTCAAGTTGCAATGGTTAGACCTGTCCATCAATACACTTGAAGGGAAAATTCCAGTAAGCTTGCTAGATATCGAGAAGCTAAGTCATGCAAATTTCAGGGCAAACAAATTATGTGGCATGATTCCACAAGGAAAACCGTTTAATACTTTCCCTTCAACTGCTTATGGGCACAATCTGTGCTTATGCGGCAAGCCATTGCCACCATGCAAGGAAATGGACAATGAAAGATGA
- the LOC108202635 gene encoding high mobility group B protein 7, which yields MAGTKAAKSSSVGTVRKRVEAQAAALKRARDGSAFVRCEECNKDVAAALIGMHSCSSEAKLKTNLESLVVESQTEAIKKKPKTESAAAKKERKPKEPKKPKDSSKPKRHATAFFVFMEDFRKTFKEEHPDNKSVAVVAKEGGEKWKSLTDEEKKVYIDRAAERKAEYERNLKEQNDEAEDNEGANPDEEGENEEAKVETVDDDE from the exons atggCTGGAACCAAAGCGGCGAAGAGTTCGAGTGTTGGTACCGTGAGGAAGAGAGTGGAGGCGCAAGCTGCTGCGCTCAAACGCGCTAGAGACGGCAGTGCTTTTGTCCGATG TGAGGAATGCAATAAGGATGTTGCTGCTGCGTTGATTGGTATGCATAGCTGCAGCAGCGAGGCCAAGTTGAAGACCAATCTTG AGTCTCTGGTTGTTGAGAGTCAGACTGAGGCTATAAAGAA GAAACCGAAAACTGAATCTGCAGCTGCTAAGAAAGAGAGGAAGCCTAAAGAACCAAAGAAGCCTAAAGATTCAAGCAAGCCTAAGCGCCATGCCACTGCCTTCTTTGTTTTCAT GGAGGATTTTAGGAAGACATTTAAGGAAGAGCATCCTGATAATAAGAGTGTTGCAgtg GTTGCAAAGGAAGGTGGTGAGAAATGGAAATCCTTGACTGATGAA GAGAAGAAGGTATATATTGATAGAGCTGCAGAGAGGAAGGCTGAGTATGAAAGGAATTTGAAGGAGCAAAATGATGAAGCAGAAGATAAT GAAGGAGCAAACCCTGATGAAGAAGGTGAAAATGAGGAAGCAAAGGTTGAGACAGTAGATGATGATGAGTAA